Proteins from one Telopea speciosissima isolate NSW1024214 ecotype Mountain lineage chromosome 1, Tspe_v1, whole genome shotgun sequence genomic window:
- the LOC122641883 gene encoding ras-related protein Rab2BV-like: MAHRVDHEYDYLFKIVLIGDSGVGKSNILSRFTRNEFCLDSKSTIGVEFATKTLQVDGKTVKAQIWDTAGQERYRAITSAYYRGAVGALLVYDITKRQTFDNVQRWLRELRDHADSNIVIMMAGNKSDLTHLRAVPERDAQGLAEKEGLSFLETSALEAYNIENAFHTILTEIYHIISKKALAAQEAASSTSLPGQGTTINVADAGNLNKKICCST, encoded by the exons ATGGCTCATAGGGTTGATCACGAGTATGATTATCTCTTTAAGATTGTCTTGATTGGAGATTCTGGTGTTGGGAAATCGAACATTCTCTCGAGGTTTACTCGTAATGAATTCTGTTTGGATTCTAAATCCACCATTGGAGTCGAATTCGCCACGAAGACTTTGCAG GTGGATGGAAAGACTGTTAAGGCACAGATATGGGACACGGCTGGTCAAGAGAGGTACCGGGCCATCACCAGTGCTTATTACAGAGGTGCAGTCGGTGCACTCTTAGTCTATGATATAACGAAGAGGCAAACTTTTGACAACGTACAGAGGTGGCTTCGTGAACTGAGGGATCATGCAGACTCCAACATAGTTATCATGATGGCAGGGAATAAGTCTGACCTAACTCACCTAAGAGCTGTACCAGAGAGGGATGCACAGGGTTTGGCAGAGAAGGAAGGACTCTCATTTCTTGAGACATCAGCGTTGGAAGCATACAATATTGAGAACGCTTTCCATACTATTTTGACAGAGATCTACCACATCATAAGCAAGAAAGCTCTGGCAGCTCAGGAGGCAGCCAGCTCAACTAGTCTTCCAGGTCAAGGGACTACCATCAATGTAGCTGATGCAGGCAATTTGAACAAGAAAATTTGTTGTTCCACTTAG